TTCCACGCGATGCGGCGGGATCTCACCCTGCTCGTCGACCCCGCCCTGTACTCCGAGATCGAGGGGACGACGGACTCGGAGACGATGTTCTACCTTGCGCTCACCTTCGGCCTGGAGGAGGACCCGCCGGGCGCCGTCGCCCGGATGGTGGGGGTGGTGGAACGCGCAGGCCGCGAGCACGGCGTGGAGTATCCGATGCAGATGACGGTCGCCGTCAGTGACGGGACGACCGTGTGGGCCTTCCGCTACTCCAGCCAGGGCTCCTCACGGTCGCTCTTCTACAGCACCCGCGTGGACGCACTGCGAAAACTGCACCCCGACATGGCGTTCCTTCAGGAAGTGTCCGAGGAGACCCGACTGGTGGTGTCCGAACCCCTCGGCGATCTGCCCGGTGCCTGGAACGAGGTACCCGAGAGCAGCTACG
This genomic window from Streptomyces sp. NBC_01351 contains:
- a CDS encoding class II glutamine amidotransferase, with amino-acid sequence MCRWLAYSGTPLLLDTILYKPAHSLIDQSLHSKLGVETTNGDGFGVGWYPEGSDGTPALMRDVGPAWNNRNLRELADHVTSPLFFAHIRASTGTAVQQTNCHPFRHGRWLWMHNGSVAGFHAMRRDLTLLVDPALYSEIEGTTDSETMFYLALTFGLEEDPPGAVARMVGVVERAGREHGVEYPMQMTVAVSDGTTVWAFRYSSQGSSRSLFYSTRVDALRKLHPDMAFLQEVSEETRLVVSEPLGDLPGAWNEVPESSYGVVHAGADELRPFTPQPA